DNA from Mesorhizobium sp. DCY119:
TTCACGCGCGCAAGGGAGTAGTATTGGCCGCGGGCGGATTTCCGCAGGATGCGGTGCGGCGCAAAGAGACCATTCCGCACGCGCCGTCGGGCCATGAGCATATCTCGCCCGCGCCTCCGGGCAACACCGGCGATGGCCTGCGATTGGGCGAGTCCGTCGGCGCGATCGTGGATACCTCCCTGCCTAACGCGGCGGCATGGGTTCCGATCTCGCGTCCGCCGATGCGCGATGGCCTGCTGGGCACCTTCCCTCATTTTGTAGATCGATCCAAGCCCGGCGTCATCGCCGTGACCCGCTCTGGCAGACGCTTCGTAAACGAAGCTCACAGCTATCATGACTTCTGTCAGGCTATGATCAAACGCTGCGCAGAAGAAGGCGGGTCCGACGCCGAGATCGCGGCGTGGTTCGTCGGCGACCACCGGGCGTTCCGTAAATATGGCCTCGGATTCGCGAAACCCGCTCCGGTCCCCTACAAGCACCTAATCGAAAAAGGCTATTTGTACCGCGGCAAGACCCTCGCCGATTTGGCAAGCCAGATCGGCGCCGATCCGGACGAGTTCGAGCGCACGGTCGCCAGATTCAACAGCCACGCCGTCGGCGGCGAGGATCCGGAGTTCGGCAAGGGCTCAACCGCCTACAACCGGTCGTTGGGCGATCCAGCGCACAAGCCAAACCCGTGCGTGGCGCCCATCAGGGACGCTCCGTATTACGCTGTTCGTCTGTATGTCGGCGACCTCGGGACCTTCGCTGGTCTCAAGACCAATGAATACGCACAGGTATTGGACAAGAAGGGCAAGCCGATCAGCGGTTTGTACTCGGCCGGCAACGATGCCGCCTCGATCATGGGCGGCAACTATCCCGGCGGCGGGATTACGCTGGGACCGGCCATCACCTTCGGCTATATCGCCGCCCGTCACATGTCGGGCGCCAACAACTGACCGAAGCTGGACGCAAACGACAGCCCCGAGACCTCAGGTCGCGGGGCTGTTTTTCTGTCTGCGTGCGCTTATCCCTGTCGTGATAAGAGCATGACCGCGAAAACCAGCGGAAGCCTGGCTTCAGGAGGTTTCCAACGCCCTCGTACAGCCATCGCGTGTGTCCGGCCGGCAAAAAAACGGCAGGCCGGCATGTGCTGAATTGCGCCCGGATCCGTAGTGCCGCCTGGGCAGCGATCTTGGGCCGCCGCTTAGCCCTGAAGTGCGCTCCACATCTCGCGGTCGCGTTCCGCGGTCCAGATACGCGGCGTATCGATGCCGCGGGCTTCGTCAAAGGCGCGTGATACGTTGAAGGGCAGGCAGTGCTCGTAAATAGCAAAGTCCGCGAACTTGGGATCGCAAGATTCGCGCACCGCGTCCCATGCCAACTTGAGCGATCCCCCGCGCGCGACAATGCGCTTTACAGGCTTGTAGGTCGAGCGGACAAAGTCGGCCGTCGCCTCGATCGCCTTGGCCACCATTTCCTCGCCGACCAGAGCACCGCCCCTTCCCGGCGCGATGGCCTTGGGCTCATAGGCAGCGATATTGGACAAGGTCGATTCCCAGTCGTTGAAATGGCCGTCACCGCAATAGCAGGCCGAGTGGTATTCGACGATGTCGCCAGTAAACATCACCTCTTGATCTGGTACCCAGATCACCGAGTCGCCTGCAGTATGCGCGCGCCCCAACTTCGTGATTTCAACGCGGCGCTTGCCGAGATACACCGTCATGCTGTCGGTGAATGTCGTGGTCGGTCGCGTCAGACCGGGTATCTCCTCATGACCCTGGAACAGGCGCGGAAATCGGCCGAACTCGCTGTCCCAGTCCTCCTGGCCGCGTTCCTCTACCATGGCCGCCGCCACGTCCGACATGATTATCTCGCGGGCGCCATAGGCGGAAGCTCCAAGAACGCGCACGGCGTGATAGTGCGTCAGGACAACGTGCGTGATAGGCTTGTCGGTAACGGTCCGCACGTAGTCTATGACCTTGCGGGCGAGCCGAGGTGTTGCCTGTGCCTCGACGATCATGATGCTTTCGTCGCCGATGATCACGCCGGTATTTGGATCGCCCTCGGCTGTGAAGGCATACAAGCCCTCGCCAACTTCGGTAAAGCTGGTTTTCTTGTCTTCCATGTCGCTTTGCGACGCGAATGCCTTGGACATTTTTCTCTCCCTATTCCTGTGCCCAGTCGGGCAGGTCGCCCGCTGGAATGATCTTGCCTGCGCAGTCACCGAAACCAATGCGATAGCCATCGCCATGGGCCGCGCCCCGGAGCACCAGCGTGTCACCGTCTTCGAGGAACGATCGGGATTCTCCCGTGTCGAGTGAAATCGGTTCTTTCCCGCCCCAGGACAGTTCGAGGAGCGAGCCGCGGTTTTCCCTGGATATGCCCGAGATCGTGCCCGAGCCCAGCAAGTCGCCCACCCGCATCGAGCATCCGGACGTGGTGTGGTGGCAGAGCTGCTGCGCCGGCGAATAATACAGCTGATCGAAATTGGTTCGCGAGATCACTGTCTCGGACTTGCCGTCGGGGGCGAGCGTCACTTCGAGCTCGATTTCGTAGATCATAGGGCCGGGCTCGCGCAGATAGGCGAGAAGCGGCCGCTCTCGTTTCGGCGTCGAAGTACGGAACGGCTCCAATGCGGCCCTGGTCACGATCCAGGGGCTGATTGTCGTGGCGGTCGCCTTCGACTGGAAGGGTCCCAGCGGTTGATATTCCCATGCCTGGATGTCGCGGGCCGACCAGTCGTTCAAAAGGACGTAGCCAAAGATCATCTCGTCGGCCTGCGCGACAGACACCATGCCGCTCGAGGGCTGGCCAACGATGGCGCCCATCTCGAGTTCCAGATCGAATCGGGCCGAGGGCGCGAAGCGCGGCAGCGCGTCGTCCGGCCCTTTCAACTGCCCCCATGGACGTTTCACGGGTGTGCCTGAGACAACGACCGAAGATGCCCGCCCGTTATAGCCGATCGGGATCGACAGCCAGTTCAGCGGCAGAGCGTTCTCGGGGCCGCGAAACATGGTGCCGACATTGAACGCATGGTTCCTGCCCGCGTAGAAGTCTGTGTACTCCGTCACTCGGAACGGCATCAACATCCGGGCCTGTGATTGCGCGACAAGACGAGGCTCAATTGAAGTTCTGTGCGACTCGTCGGACAGCAGTTCGGTCAGCCGGGCGCGCAACGTGACCCAGACCGCCGGACCAGCCGCCATAACCGCGTTCCATTCCGGTGCCGCGAAGAGGGACGGATCCAGCTCATGGTCAATCTTTTCGACATCCAGGATCATTTCCCCGATGGCGACCCCCAGCCTGGCTCCCTTTCCGTCATCGAAAACACCATACGGAAGGTTCTGGATCGGAAAGTCAGTGTCGCCGCTCGCAGATGACACCCAGCTCCGGGTCGCCATCAATCCTTGATCCCCGGCCTGCCGTCGAACTTCTTCTCAAGGCTATCCCAGCAGTCGATGTAGTCGTCCTGCAGAGGCGCCTCCCTGGCGGCGAACTCGGTCAGGTGCTGCGGGAAGCGGGTCTCGAACATGAAAGACATGGTGTTGTCCTGGAATGCCGGCGTCATCGGTTCATTCGAGGCGTGTTCGAACGCGTTCCGGTCCGGTCCATGCGGCAGCATCATGTTATGCAGAGACACGCCGCCAGGGACGAAGCCCTTGGGCTTGGCGTCGTAGACACCATAGATGTTGCCCATCAACTCGGACATTATGTTCTTGTGGTACCAAGGCGGACGGAACGTGTGCTCGGCCACCAACCAGCGTTCGCGGAACAGCACGAAGTCGATGTTCGCCGTGCCCTCCTGCCCTGAGGGCGCCGTCAGCACTGTGAAGATCGACGGGTCCGGATGATCGAACAGGATGGCGCCCACCGGCGAATAGGTCTTGAGGTCGTACTTGTAAGCGCAGTAGTTGCCGTGCCAGGCGATCACATCTAACGGCGAATGGTCGACAAAGGTCTCGTGGAACTGCCCGCACCATTTGATGACGACGCGGGACTTGGCCTTGCGGTCTTCGTAGGCGGCCACCGGGCATTTGAAATCGCGAGGATTGGCAAGGCAATTGGCCCCGATCGGCCCACGATTGGGCAGATCAAATTTCTGTCCGTAGTTCTCGCACACAAAACCGCGGGAGGGGCCTTCGAGTACCTCGACCCGATAGACCAGACCGCGCGGAATGATCCCGATCTCCTTGGGCTCGAGATCGATGATCCCCAATTCGGTGGCGAAACGAAGCCGCCCTTCCTGAGGAACGATCAACAATTCGCTGTCGGCGGAATAAAAATACTCGTCTTCCATCGACCGGTTGACCAAATAGACATGGCTGGCCATGCCCACATGGGTGTTAACGTCGCCAGCAGTGGTCATGGTGCGCATGCCGGTGATCCAGGTCAGCTCTTCTTCCGAATGCGGAACCGGGTCCCAACGATACTGGCCCAGCGAAATCACATCGGGATCGACGTTTGGCGCCGACCGCCAATAGGGCACGTCGATCTTAGCGAAGCGCCGCACATGTTTGACCGAGGGGCGGATGCGATAGCACCAGGTTCGCTCGTTCTGCCCGCGCGGCGCGGTGAACGCCGTACCGGACAGTTGCTCGGCATAAAGGCCGTACTCGCATTTTTGCGGGCTGTTCTGGCCTTGGGGAAGAGCGCCGGGAAGCGCTTCTGTCTCGAAGTCGTTGCCAAATCCCGGCATATAGCCTTCGTGGGTGCCATTGGCGGTAGCGGCACGGGCCATGGCGACGGGCACATGATGTTTGGTCATGAGAACACCCCTAATCGAGAAGATCGGATTGCCGCAAACAAACCATAAAATGGTTCTTCTTGCAACGACATATGCTAATTTATTCGCTATTATCAAATCTTCGATCAGGCAAATCGGGCTGGTAGGTTTGTGCGCCGCGCTCCGATTGCGCAATAGCCCCGGCTGCGCTGCTGTCACCCTTCGACGAATCCGGAGAACAACAAATGGCCGCCCACAGAAACAGCAAGATCAGGGTCTACGACTACTGGAGGTCGTCGGCCAGTTACCGGGTGCGCATCGTCCTCGGGCTGGCAGGGCTCGAATGGGAGTCGGTTGCCATCGACCTTGTTGCCGGCGAGCAACGCGAGTCCGGCCACCTCAAGCGCAATGCGCAGGGGCTGGTGCCGGTCATCGAACTGGACGATACGCTGCTCAGCCAATCTCTGGCGATCATCGAATATCTCGATGAAACACGCTCACTCGGCCTGCTGCCCGAGGATCCCGTCTCCCGCGCGCGCGTCAGAGCCCTGTCCTATGCCATCGCAATGGAAATCCACCCGGTGTGCAATCTCAGGGTTGCCAGATTCGCGACCGATCATTCGGGCGGGAACATCGATACAA
Protein-coding regions in this window:
- a CDS encoding FAD-dependent oxidoreductase, whose protein sequence is MKREVVDVLVVGSGAGGLSAAVAAAHRGLQVIVTEKEPVFGGTTARSGGWMWIPNNAPGKRAGIKDSVEKARTYLKHETGEHYDSARVDAFLEAGPKAVEFFESNTSLQFDLGPTFADYHPTAPGGMDAGRSIVARPFDGRNLGKEIKRLRPPLREITVLGMMIGSGKELLHFFNVTRSPISALYVTRLVAKFALDVAFHGRAMRLMNGNALVARLAKSAFDKKVPIWTDSPVKSLIHDESGRVTGAVVNRPCGPVEVHARKGVVLAAGGFPQDAVRRKETIPHAPSGHEHISPAPPGNTGDGLRLGESVGAIVDTSLPNAAAWVPISRPPMRDGLLGTFPHFVDRSKPGVIAVTRSGRRFVNEAHSYHDFCQAMIKRCAEEGGSDAEIAAWFVGDHRAFRKYGLGFAKPAPVPYKHLIEKGYLYRGKTLADLASQIGADPDEFERTVARFNSHAVGGEDPEFGKGSTAYNRSLGDPAHKPNPCVAPIRDAPYYAVRLYVGDLGTFAGLKTNEYAQVLDKKGKPISGLYSAGNDAASIMGGNYPGGGITLGPAITFGYIAARHMSGANN
- a CDS encoding MBL fold metallo-hydrolase, with product MSKAFASQSDMEDKKTSFTEVGEGLYAFTAEGDPNTGVIIGDESIMIVEAQATPRLARKVIDYVRTVTDKPITHVVLTHYHAVRVLGASAYGAREIIMSDVAAAMVEERGQEDWDSEFGRFPRLFQGHEEIPGLTRPTTTFTDSMTVYLGKRRVEITKLGRAHTAGDSVIWVPDQEVMFTGDIVEYHSACYCGDGHFNDWESTLSNIAAYEPKAIAPGRGGALVGEEMVAKAIEATADFVRSTYKPVKRIVARGGSLKLAWDAVRESCDPKFADFAIYEHCLPFNVSRAFDEARGIDTPRIWTAERDREMWSALQG
- the fahA gene encoding fumarylacetoacetase — protein: MATRSWVSSASGDTDFPIQNLPYGVFDDGKGARLGVAIGEMILDVEKIDHELDPSLFAAPEWNAVMAAGPAVWVTLRARLTELLSDESHRTSIEPRLVAQSQARMLMPFRVTEYTDFYAGRNHAFNVGTMFRGPENALPLNWLSIPIGYNGRASSVVVSGTPVKRPWGQLKGPDDALPRFAPSARFDLELEMGAIVGQPSSGMVSVAQADEMIFGYVLLNDWSARDIQAWEYQPLGPFQSKATATTISPWIVTRAALEPFRTSTPKRERPLLAYLREPGPMIYEIELEVTLAPDGKSETVISRTNFDQLYYSPAQQLCHHTTSGCSMRVGDLLGSGTISGISRENRGSLLELSWGGKEPISLDTGESRSFLEDGDTLVLRGAAHGDGYRIGFGDCAGKIIPAGDLPDWAQE
- the hmgA gene encoding homogentisate 1,2-dioxygenase, with amino-acid sequence MARAATANGTHEGYMPGFGNDFETEALPGALPQGQNSPQKCEYGLYAEQLSGTAFTAPRGQNERTWCYRIRPSVKHVRRFAKIDVPYWRSAPNVDPDVISLGQYRWDPVPHSEEELTWITGMRTMTTAGDVNTHVGMASHVYLVNRSMEDEYFYSADSELLIVPQEGRLRFATELGIIDLEPKEIGIIPRGLVYRVEVLEGPSRGFVCENYGQKFDLPNRGPIGANCLANPRDFKCPVAAYEDRKAKSRVVIKWCGQFHETFVDHSPLDVIAWHGNYCAYKYDLKTYSPVGAILFDHPDPSIFTVLTAPSGQEGTANIDFVLFRERWLVAEHTFRPPWYHKNIMSELMGNIYGVYDAKPKGFVPGGVSLHNMMLPHGPDRNAFEHASNEPMTPAFQDNTMSFMFETRFPQHLTEFAAREAPLQDDYIDCWDSLEKKFDGRPGIKD
- the maiA gene encoding maleylacetoacetate isomerase; protein product: MAAHRNSKIRVYDYWRSSASYRVRIVLGLAGLEWESVAIDLVAGEQRESGHLKRNAQGLVPVIELDDTLLSQSLAIIEYLDETRSLGLLPEDPVSRARVRALSYAIAMEIHPVCNLRVARFATDHSGGNIDTKTWMQHFIGAGLADFEALLEGGRFCFGDTVTMADICLMPQIYNSIRWEVDMTPFRKIGAIVKHLELLPAFRAAHPEAVRR